The window AACACGCTAGGACCTATTGCAGGGAGCTGGGCCCCTTATTGTGACTTAACGAGACAACTTTGGCCCTAGTCCAGTGAGGCAGTGTATATGTCTGTCTGATTATCATTCGTAATAGAAGGCTCACCGACAGTCCTGGAAGGGGACTGAACATTCACAAGTCAGCAGTTCAATTGAGATGATACGACAACAGCTGAATGAGTGATGTACTATACAGTACTTACTACTCCTAACGACGATATGAAAGTTTCAGCTCGTCATCATGATTTTCAAGGTTCCAACCCTTGCGACAATACACTTTGAACCAATAGAGGTAGAAAATCAATCTGATTTGAGCAAAATTCATAGCACAAAATGTGCTTCAGACTTCATGATCAGGTAGAAAAGACCTGCAGTAACAAGTGACCGGGACTGCAAAAGTCAGAAGAACGGGGAAGAACTTTCACTCTGGAAAGACAACACCTTCCACTACTTACTCTGAAAACTGTAAACTTATGTACCGAACCAAAGAGTAGACATATATGCAGCTCAATATATACACCAAATGAACACCCCCAACCTTATTCGTCTAGTTACATATCCGACGCACCCAGCCCCGGACTAACAGGAGTAGTGCGTTTTGTGAATTGTCCTCTTTAGCTTGTCAAGGATACCAGCAGCCTTCCTCCGCGCCCTCGAAGTGCCATTCTGTGCGAGCCAGGCCAGAGAGCCATTCAGGTTCTCATCCTCGACGACCTCCCTAAGTTTCGTGCGGTCGTACATACAGATAGAGAAGAGCACTGCCACCGCATTCTCTTTGTTACGTTTGCATTGGTCATCCTTTATGATGTGGAGCATGCAAGGCACGCCACCAGTCTCGCCGATCTCCTCCACCGTCTCATGGTCGCTTGATAGCAGAGCAAGGATAGTCAGCGACTCATCAGTGAGTGACTCATCGCTGATCGCCTTCAGCACCACGTCAATAACTCCGCTTTTTGTGGCTCTTGATTTATTCTCATGCAACTTGCAAAGACTAAAAATAGCTGATGCTGCATCTTTCTTCGCTGTCATGCTCCCGTGTTCAAGAAGATCAACCAGAGGCCTCATTGCACCTGACTCACCAATCTTCGCCTTATTGCTATCAAGGGCAGACAAACTGAAGATGGCAGCTGCAGCATTGCTGCGGGCCTCCATGGTTCCTGACTGTAAGGCACTTATGAGGAATGTGATTGCCTTTGTGTCATCTCCAATGATTTTCTTGTTGCTCTCATGAATTGAAAGATTTAGAATTGTTGTCACTGTGTCCTCTAGAACTTCAGAATTGCTTTCCAGTTCTGGATTGGAGACAGCAGAAATCATTTGTGAGATGGAATCTGGATTCTCTCCAATGACTGCTCGGAATGAGCTATTGCGCTTAGTTAGCAGTCGAAGATCTTTAATAGCTTGCCTCTTCTCAGATATGTTTGACGAGGATGAGATCCTGTCAAATAATTCACTGAATGACTTCCGCTCATTGTTGGTAACTAAATCTTCCTCTTGATTCTCAAGTGGCGAAAGAGCAATTCCATTCTCTGTACACCACTGTGCAATCATGCTTCTAACAAGGTGATTTGGGATGAGAATTGTATTAGAGAGGACTTGCTGAGTCTGTGGGCATGTCCTGTTTCCAGCACTTAACCATTCTTGAATAAAGCGGCGATCATATGTCTACAAGGAGAATAGAATAGTTATCTCAAGCTAGCAcaccaaaaagaaagaaaggaaaacatTATGTTCTTGCAcaagaccaaaaaaaaatggcCCTTCAAATGTaacttacttcctccgtttcacaatgtaagtcattctagcatttcctatattcatattgatgttaatgaatctaaatagatttatatgtctagattcattaacatcaatatgaatgtgagaaatgctagaatgacttacattgtgaaacggagggagtatatattagttACTGAAGCTCAGAAAACAATGACTACTTGCCAGATATATTTATAAGCTGTGTAGTTTTTCAGTAATTATACAATACAATGTGATCAATTTCTTAGTAAGCCACAGTGATCCTGGTGAAAAAATATAGTACTAACTCATTCCTGATGTTAGTCATAGTgatcctgaattcctgatgcAGAAATAACTAACTCGTTCTTGATGTTATTTATCATTAACCCCAAGCCACTTCTCTGTTCTGAATCATGCCAAACAAAAAGCTATCACGAACCCCAGTACACAATGTCAAAATCAGGGACCGCATGCAGTAGCAGCTAATATAAAGGAATTATGCCAAAGCATACTAATAATTAATGCACAGTGCCAAATCTGGGACCGCCTATACAACAATAATCTTATTCAAGAGTCTGAATTGACACATTTTCTGAATTATTAGATAAAACTGAGCAAGACACGCCGACAAGGTTGGACTAGGACAGTACTGCAGTGCTAGCATAGAGTATGGAGTACAGCACATCTCTGAAAGGGACATCCAATTTCAGTGCTAAAAAACCCATCACCCGAACATGCAGTTAACACTGAGTATTTGAACGGCCACTGCAGCAGAGACCAACAGTACAACTCACTTCTAGTAGTTTTAtgaattcttttaaaaaaataaaactgaaaaaaaaatcttaaaattgCACctccaaaatatcaaaataagcATACACCTTACAAGTCTAGATAACGAACGGGTAAGTTCACTCCTTACAGAATTTAACATCTGGAATTTGCAAACACTTTACTTCCAAATTAGTGTAGTAATTAAAACAGCCAAAGAACAAATCAAAACTCCCGTATTAATGCTAGACATGAGAACTAGAGCAAACGATGAGCTAGTACCACGGCATCAACATCAAAGATAGCCAAAACAAGCATTCAATTCACGCAGAGCTTACGTTTACGTCAGACCGAATATAACTTGAATCCTTTTATGATTTGGGGATGGGGA of the Oryza sativa Japonica Group chromosome 2, ASM3414082v1 genome contains:
- the LOC9267566 gene encoding U-box domain-containing protein 9, with the protein product MAKSTPAAAAAAPEEATAAALRLRLRRLVAAVTAGGVGGGEAFDEAASALAALRDAELGPPPKDRPGAGAERRRSGHAEAAAVPEQFLCPISSEIMRDPVVLASGQTYDRRFIQEWLSAGNRTCPQTQQVLSNTILIPNHLVRSMIAQWCTENGIALSPLENQEEDLVTNNERKSFSELFDRISSSSNISEKRQAIKDLRLLTKRNSSFRAVIGENPDSISQMISAVSNPELESNSEVLEDTVTTILNLSIHESNKKIIGDDTKAITFLISALQSGTMEARSNAAAAIFSLSALDSNKAKIGESGAMRPLVDLLEHGSMTAKKDAASAIFSLCKLHENKSRATKSGVIDVVLKAISDESLTDESLTILALLSSDHETVEEIGETGGVPCMLHIIKDDQCKRNKENAVAVLFSICMYDRTKLREVVEDENLNGSLAWLAQNGTSRARRKAAGILDKLKRTIHKTHYSC